Proteins co-encoded in one Pseudorhizobium banfieldiae genomic window:
- the zwf gene encoding glucose-6-phosphate dehydrogenase, with product MSSQIIPVDPFDCVVFGGSGDLAERKLLPALYHRQVEGQFLEPTRIIGASRSPLSDEEYRTFARDALREHLKPGEYNDAEVERFCKRLFYIPVDAKSDQGWDKLKKLLDGGKDCVRVFYLAVAPSIFGAISEKIRDHKLITKQTRIVVEKPIGRDLASALELNDTIGRVFQEEQIFRIDHYLGKETVQNLMALRFANALYEPLWNAQHIDHVQITVAEAVGLEGRAGYYDTAGALRDMVQNHILQLLCLVAMEVPSSLSAEAVRDEKLKVLRALKPITEGNVEHMTVRGQYRAGASAGGPVKGYLDELEGGVSNTETFVAIKAEIGNWRWAGVPFYIRTGKRLATRVSEIVITFKPIPHNIFDQAAGRISANQLIIRLQPDEGVKQSLMIKDPGPGGMRLRGVSLDMSFAEAFAVRNPDAYERLLMDTIRSNQTLFMRRDEVEAAWQWVDPILKGWESTGQAVQGYTAGTWGPSQAIALIERDGRTWHEG from the coding sequence ATGAGCAGCCAGATTATCCCGGTCGATCCCTTTGATTGCGTCGTGTTTGGCGGATCGGGCGACCTTGCGGAACGAAAGCTGTTGCCGGCGCTCTATCATCGACAGGTCGAGGGACAGTTCCTCGAGCCCACCCGCATCATCGGTGCGTCCCGCAGCCCGCTTTCCGACGAAGAGTATCGGACCTTTGCGCGTGACGCGCTCCGCGAGCATCTCAAACCCGGAGAATACAATGACGCCGAGGTCGAGCGCTTCTGCAAGCGGCTGTTCTACATCCCTGTTGACGCGAAATCGGATCAGGGCTGGGACAAGCTCAAGAAGCTTCTGGACGGCGGCAAGGATTGCGTCCGCGTCTTCTATCTTGCCGTTGCTCCGTCGATCTTCGGCGCCATCTCGGAAAAGATCCGCGACCACAAGCTGATCACCAAGCAAACCCGGATCGTCGTGGAGAAGCCGATCGGCCGCGACCTCGCGTCTGCACTGGAGCTCAATGACACCATCGGCCGGGTATTCCAGGAAGAGCAGATCTTCCGCATCGATCACTACCTCGGCAAGGAGACGGTGCAGAACCTGATGGCGCTGCGCTTCGCCAATGCCCTCTACGAGCCTCTCTGGAACGCGCAGCACATCGACCACGTGCAGATCACCGTTGCGGAGGCCGTCGGACTGGAAGGCCGCGCCGGCTATTACGACACGGCCGGCGCACTGCGCGACATGGTGCAGAACCACATCCTTCAACTGCTCTGCCTTGTCGCCATGGAAGTCCCCTCTTCGCTGAGCGCCGAGGCGGTGCGAGACGAGAAGCTCAAGGTCTTGCGGGCACTTAAGCCCATCACCGAGGGCAATGTCGAGCACATGACTGTGCGGGGCCAGTACCGAGCGGGAGCATCTGCTGGAGGGCCGGTAAAAGGTTACCTGGACGAGTTGGAAGGCGGCGTCTCCAACACCGAGACCTTCGTTGCCATCAAGGCTGAGATCGGAAATTGGCGGTGGGCCGGAGTGCCCTTCTACATCCGCACGGGCAAGCGGCTGGCGACACGAGTGTCGGAGATCGTCATCACCTTCAAGCCGATCCCCCACAACATCTTCGACCAGGCAGCGGGGCGCATCTCCGCCAACCAGCTGATCATTCGGCTGCAGCCAGACGAAGGCGTCAAGCAGTCGCTGATGATCAAGGACCCTGGTCCCGGCGGCATGCGCCTTCGCGGCGTCTCGCTCGACATGAGCTTTGCCGAAGCCTTCGCCGTCCGCAATCCGGATGCCTACGAACGCCTGCTGATGGATACGATCCGCTCGAACCAGACGCTGTTCATGCGTCGCGACGAGGTCGAGGCGGCCTGGCAGTGGGTAGATCCAATCCTGAAGGGCTGGGAATCCACCGGCCAGGCAGTCCAGGGCTACACCGCAGGAACGTGGGGTCCAAGCCAGGCAATCGCGCTGATCGAGCGCGACGGCCGCACATGGCACGAGGGTTGA